Within Pseudomonas cichorii, the genomic segment ACGATCAGTACGGACCAGCTCACCAAGGATGGAACGCAGAGCAGCGCGATACATCTTCTTGTTGAGTTTCTGGGTGTGATCCTGAGGACGAGCTGCGAAAGTGGTACCGCCGCCACGCCAGATTGGGCTACGGATAGTACCGGCACGAGCGCGGCCAGTACCCTTCTGACGCCATGGGCGCTTACCGCCACCGGAAACGTCGGAACGGGTCTTTTGCTGCTTGCTGCCCTGACGACCGCCAGCCATGTAGGCTACGACTGCCTGGTGCACCAGTGTCTCGTTGAATTCGCCGCCAAATGTCAGTTCGGAAACTTCGATTGCTTGAGCGTCATTTACATTTAATTGCATGTCAGCTTCCCCTTAACCGCGAGCCTTGGCTGCTGGACGTACAACCAGATTGCCGCCAGTAGCGCCAGGAACAGCGCCCTTGACCAACAACAGATTGCGTTCAGCGTCCACGCGCACTACTTCGAGGGACTGCACGGTCACGCGCTCAGCGCCCATATGACCGGACATTTTTTTGCCCTTGAATACACGACCAGGAGTCTGGCACTGGCCGATAGAGCCTGGGACGCGGTGGGATACGGAGTTACCGTGGGTGTTATCCTGACCACGGAAATTCCAGCGCTTGATCGTACCCTGGAAGCCTTTACCTTTGGACTGACCGGTTACATCAACCAGTTGACCAGCAGCGAAGATTTCAGCGTTGATCAGATCGCCAGCCTTGTATTCGCCTTCTTCAAGACGGAATTCAAGAACAGTGCGACCAGCAGCTACGTTCGCCTTGGCGAAGTGGCCAGCTTGGGCAGCTGTAACACGCGAAGCACGACGCTCGCCGACAGTGACTTGCACTGCACGATAGCCATCGGTTTCTTCGGTTTTGAACTGAGTGACGCGATTCGGCTCGATCTCAATGACCGTGACCGGAATGGAGACACCTTCTTCGGTGAAAATACGGGTCATACCGCATTTACGACCGACTACACCAATAGTCATGTTGTAAACCTCATGAGTGTACGGGGCTTTCACCCGCTATGGCCGCCCATTTCAGAGCGTTACACGACTAAGACCCAAGTCTTAGCCGAGGCTGATCTGCACTTCCACACCGGCCGCAAGATCAAGCTTCATAAGAGCGTCAACGGTTTTATCCGTTGGCTGGACGATGTCCAGAACGCGCTTATGAGTGCGGATCTCGTACTGGTCGCGCGCGTCTTTGTTGACGTGCGGAGAAACCAGAACGGTGAACCGCTCTTTACGGGTCGGCAGTGGAATTGGACCACGCACCTGAGCACCAGTACGTTTCGCGGTTTCCACGATTTCCTGGGTTGATTGGTCGATCAGGCGATGGTCAAAAGCCTTCAACCTGATACGGATTTGCTGATTTTGCATTGGATTTCAGACTCCAGATTGCTGTTCCCACCGAGCGCAATACGCCCGTTAAAAGGAGGCGCAATTCTATAGACGAGCTAACAGAGTGTCAACCCAATAAAAAAGCCCCCGCAAGCGGGGGCTTTTTCTTGAATCAACGCTTAAGCGATGATTTTGGCTACGACGCCAGCGCCGACGGTACGACCGCCTTCACGGATAGCGAAACGCAGACCGTCTTCCATTGCGATTGGCTTGATCAGGGTAACGGAAACTTTCACGTTATCACCTGGCATTACCATCTCAACGCCTTCCGGCAGTTCGCAGCTACCAGTTACGTCGGTAGTACGGAAGTAGAACTGTGGACGGTAGCCTTTGAAGAACGGAGTGTGACGACCGCCTTCTTCTTTGCTCAGAACGTAGATTTCAGCTTCGAACTGAGTGTGCGGCTTGACGGTGCCTGGCTTGACCAGAACCTGGCCACGCTCAACGTCGTCACGCTTGGTGCCACGCAGCAGAACGCCGCAGTTCTCACCAGCACGGCCTTCGT encodes:
- the rplD gene encoding 50S ribosomal protein L4; its protein translation is MQLNVNDAQAIEVSELTFGGEFNETLVHQAVVAYMAGGRQGSKQQKTRSDVSGGGKRPWRQKGTGRARAGTIRSPIWRGGGTTFAARPQDHTQKLNKKMYRAALRSILGELVRTDRLVVVQDFAVEAPKTKDLLGKLNGMGLTDVLIVSDAVDQNLYLAARNLPHVDVRDVQGSDPVSLIAYDKVLITVSAVKKFEELLG
- the rplC gene encoding 50S ribosomal protein L3, with the translated sequence MTIGVVGRKCGMTRIFTEEGVSIPVTVIEIEPNRVTQFKTEETDGYRAVQVTVGERRASRVTAAQAGHFAKANVAAGRTVLEFRLEEGEYKAGDLINAEIFAAGQLVDVTGQSKGKGFQGTIKRWNFRGQDNTHGNSVSHRVPGSIGQCQTPGRVFKGKKMSGHMGAERVTVQSLEVVRVDAERNLLLVKGAVPGATGGNLVVRPAAKARG
- the rpsJ gene encoding 30S ribosomal protein S10; translation: MQNQQIRIRLKAFDHRLIDQSTQEIVETAKRTGAQVRGPIPLPTRKERFTVLVSPHVNKDARDQYEIRTHKRVLDIVQPTDKTVDALMKLDLAAGVEVQISLG